In a single window of the Buchnera aphidicola (Aphis gossypii) genome:
- a CDS encoding tRNA CCA-pyrophosphorylase has protein sequence MKIYLVGGAVRDQLLNLPIKDRDWVIVGATKEILLKKNFQQVGKDFPVFLHPKTREEYALARKDRKLGKGYTDFHTDFSSYITLEEDLIRRDLTINAIAQDKFGNYIDPYQGKKDLENRLLRHVSQSFTEDPLRVLRTARFAAKLMHLGFRIATETMFLMREIVKKKELLYLTVNRIWNETEKAFKTKNPHVYLQVLYSCDALNLIFPEICLLYERELFFTNFFNHLNNLFLSQGLSKISTLTKDISIRFSYIFQFFSLNTNDIFKEKFYDQVSASIVQKFCNRLNIPTYIKEIAILSTGFHHFLNSINYQSSKNIVHFFCKIDAWRKPDRVKIFSFLSNFNFLNNISQQNRSNDHSNINLSPGFFLKKSFSVVQNISIKSILQKGFKGDQIKNELNRIRIKKLDLWRIKNFKKLF, from the coding sequence ATGAAAATATATTTAGTTGGTGGCGCTGTTCGCGATCAATTGTTAAACTTACCTATTAAAGATAGAGATTGGGTAATAGTAGGAGCTACTAAAGAGATTTTGTTAAAAAAAAATTTTCAACAAGTAGGTAAAGATTTTCCAGTTTTTTTACATCCTAAAACGCGAGAAGAATATGCTTTGGCAAGAAAAGATAGAAAATTAGGGAAAGGTTATACTGATTTCCACACTGATTTTAGTTCATATATAACTCTAGAAGAGGATTTAATTAGACGCGATTTAACAATTAATGCTATTGCTCAAGATAAGTTTGGGAATTATATTGATCCTTATCAAGGTAAAAAAGATTTAGAAAATCGTCTATTACGTCATGTTTCACAATCTTTCACTGAAGATCCATTGCGTGTTTTACGAACAGCAAGATTTGCAGCTAAATTAATGCACTTAGGATTTCGTATTGCTACAGAAACTATGTTTTTAATGCGTGAAATAGTTAAAAAAAAAGAACTATTATATTTAACTGTAAATAGAATTTGGAACGAAACTGAAAAAGCGTTTAAAACTAAAAATCCGCATGTGTATTTACAGGTTTTATATTCTTGTGATGCGCTTAACTTAATATTTCCAGAAATATGTTTGTTATATGAACGAGAATTATTTTTTACAAACTTTTTTAATCATTTAAACAACCTTTTTTTATCACAAGGTTTATCTAAAATATCTACTTTAACTAAAGATATTTCTATACGCTTTTCTTATATATTTCAATTTTTTTCTTTAAATACAAACGATATTTTTAAGGAAAAATTTTACGATCAAGTTTCTGCATCTATTGTTCAAAAATTTTGTAATCGTTTGAATATTCCTACATATATTAAAGAAATAGCTATATTAAGTACTGGCTTTCATCATTTTCTAAATTCAATAAATTATCAATCTTCTAAAAATATTGTACATTTTTTTTGCAAAATAGATGCCTGGAGAAAACCCGATCGCGTTAAAATATTTTCATTTTTAAGCAACTTTAACTTTTTAAATAATATATCACAACAAAATAGATCAAATGATCATTCTAATATTAATTTATCACCTGGTTTTTTTTTAAAAAAATCTTTTTCTGTTGTACAAAATATATCTATTAAATCAATTCTACAGAAAGGATTCAAAGGAGATCAAATTAAAAATGAATTAAATAGAATAAGAATTAAAAAATTAGATTTATGGAGAATAAAAAATTTTAAAAAATTATTTTAA
- a CDS encoding undecaprenyl-diphosphate phosphatase has protein sequence MAYVYKLIISVVTGLIEGITEFLPISSTGHIIIISHWLGILNKNTDILKTFVQLGSSIAILIFFFKKIINLIKFKKRKKRTKNIHILISLIPTASLGFIFYNDIKLLFNIKNIMYALIFGGFFLIISEIFKPKKNKTNSIDEISLFQSFIIGCFETLCLYPGFSRSGATIGSAMLLGIKRSVAINFSFIISIPLTIGASILELIKNINNMNINCIPYYLSAFFISLIISLLSINKFIKILNKFSLKIFGFYRFILAILIYFIN, from the coding sequence ATGGCATATGTTTATAAATTAATTATTTCTGTAGTTACTGGTTTAATAGAAGGCATAACAGAGTTTTTACCTATTTCATCGACAGGTCATATAATTATTATTAGCCATTGGCTAGGTATTTTAAATAAAAATACAGATATATTAAAAACGTTTGTTCAATTAGGATCGTCAATAGCAATATTGATATTTTTTTTTAAAAAAATAATCAATTTGATAAAATTTAAAAAGCGAAAAAAAAGAACAAAAAATATTCATATTTTAATATCTCTTATACCTACAGCGTCTTTAGGTTTTATATTTTATAATGATATTAAATTATTATTTAATATCAAAAACATTATGTATGCATTGATTTTTGGAGGTTTTTTTCTTATTATTTCTGAAATTTTTAAACCTAAAAAAAATAAAACGAATTCTATTGATGAAATCAGTTTATTTCAATCATTTATTATTGGATGTTTTGAAACGCTGTGCTTATATCCAGGATTTTCTAGATCAGGCGCTACTATAGGTAGTGCAATGCTGTTAGGGATAAAACGCTCTGTTGCAATAAATTTTTCTTTTATTATTTCAATTCCTTTAACAATAGGAGCGTCGATTCTAGAATTAATAAAGAATATAAATAATATGAATATCAATTGTATACCATATTATTTAAGTGCATTTTTTATATCTTTAATAATTTCTTTACTATCAATTAATAAATTTATTAAAATACTTAACAAGTTTTCATTAAAAATTTTTGGATTTTATCGTTTTATATTAGCTATTTTAATTTATTTTATAAACTAA
- the crr gene encoding PTS glucose transporter subunit IIA: MSLLSDFFNRKKSNFLKKIEIFAPISGEIISIEDVPDVVFSKKIVGDGIAIKPSGNKILSPVNGTISKILTSKHAFSILSEDGVELFVHFGIDTIKLKGEGFKQIAKDNQKVKIGDVIVLLDLNILEKKARSILTPVVISNMEKFKKIEKSSGSIIAGETIIMSLYN, translated from the coding sequence ATGAGTTTATTATCAGATTTTTTTAATAGAAAAAAATCTAATTTTTTAAAAAAAATAGAAATTTTTGCGCCTATATCAGGTGAAATAATAAGCATTGAAGATGTACCAGATGTAGTATTTTCAAAGAAAATTGTAGGTGATGGCATCGCGATAAAACCATCAGGAAATAAAATACTCTCACCAGTCAATGGAACTATTAGTAAAATACTTACTAGTAAACATGCTTTTTCAATTCTTTCAGAAGATGGAGTTGAATTGTTTGTGCATTTTGGAATTGATACAATCAAACTAAAAGGAGAGGGTTTTAAACAAATAGCAAAAGATAATCAAAAAGTAAAAATAGGAGATGTTATTGTATTATTAGATTTAAATATATTAGAAAAAAAAGCACGTTCTATTTTAACTCCAGTAGTAATATCTAATATGGAAAAATTTAAAAAAATAGAGAAATCATCAGGCTCTATCATAGCCGGTGAAACAATAATTATGTCCTTATATAATTAA
- the ptsI gene encoding phosphoenolpyruvate-protein phosphotransferase PtsI, giving the protein MISGILASPGIAFGNALLLNNENIVINRKMISIENIEIEINKFFNGRKKSVNQLTEIKLNTGKKFGKKQEGIFEGHIMLLEDEELEKEIIDLIKEKKISAAEATEHVINVQAQALEKIKDEYLKNRAVDVRDIGLRLLKNILNIDIIDLNNIKNKVILISKDLTPSETAQINLKYILGFITDLGGPTSHTSIMARSLEIPAIVGTGNITNQVKNNDYIILDSINNQIFINPSGELIKNKREVEKKYFFKKNSFKKLKNLPATTIDGHNVKIGSNIGNIQDAESAKKNGAECIGLYRTEFLFMGRNKLPTEQEQFQAYKEIAEIMRNKSVIIRTMDIGGDKDLPYMNLPKEDNPFLGWRAIRILMDRKEILHTQLKAILRASAFGRICILFPMIISVEEIRILKKEIQKLKDQLDNNNILFDKNIKIGIMIETPASAIIAEYLIKEVDFFSIGTNDLTQYTLAVDRGNDLISHLYNPISPSVLKLIKKVIDISHKHKKWTGMCGELAGDQRITALLLGMGLDEFSMSSTSIPKIKETIRKISFSKAQNLAKKILTLSTTEEIFNLLDQFN; this is encoded by the coding sequence ATGATTTCGGGCATTTTAGCATCACCGGGTATAGCTTTTGGCAATGCTCTTTTATTAAATAATGAAAATATTGTCATTAACCGGAAAATGATTTCTATCGAAAATATCGAAATAGAAATAAATAAATTTTTTAATGGACGAAAAAAATCAGTAAATCAATTAACAGAAATAAAATTAAATACAGGAAAAAAATTCGGGAAAAAACAAGAAGGTATTTTTGAAGGTCATATTATGCTTCTTGAAGATGAGGAACTAGAAAAAGAAATAATTGACTTAATTAAAGAAAAAAAAATATCAGCAGCAGAAGCAACCGAGCACGTAATTAACGTACAAGCTCAAGCGTTAGAAAAAATAAAAGATGAATATTTAAAAAATAGAGCAGTTGATGTAAGGGACATTGGTTTGCGTTTGTTAAAAAACATACTTAATATTGATATTATTGATTTAAATAATATAAAAAATAAAGTAATTTTAATTTCAAAAGATCTCACTCCTTCAGAAACTGCACAAATCAATTTGAAATACATATTAGGATTTATTACAGATTTAGGCGGCCCAACATCACATACTTCAATTATGGCAAGATCACTTGAAATACCTGCCATTGTGGGCACTGGAAATATTACAAATCAAGTAAAAAATAATGATTATATTATTTTAGATTCAATTAATAATCAAATTTTTATCAATCCTTCTGGTGAATTGATAAAGAATAAACGAGAAGTAGAAAAAAAATATTTTTTTAAAAAAAACAGCTTTAAAAAATTAAAAAACTTACCAGCAACTACAATTGATGGGCACAATGTTAAAATTGGTTCCAATATTGGAAATATTCAAGACGCTGAATCAGCAAAAAAAAATGGCGCTGAATGTATTGGTCTTTACCGAACAGAATTTTTATTTATGGGTCGTAATAAATTACCTACAGAACAAGAACAATTTCAAGCATATAAAGAAATTGCAGAAATCATGCGAAATAAATCAGTCATCATAAGAACTATGGATATTGGTGGAGATAAAGATTTACCATATATGAATCTTCCAAAAGAAGATAACCCATTTCTTGGATGGAGAGCTATACGTATTTTAATGGATAGAAAAGAAATTTTACATACTCAATTAAAAGCCATACTTAGAGCTTCTGCTTTTGGCAGAATATGTATTTTATTTCCTATGATTATATCTGTAGAAGAAATTAGAATATTAAAAAAAGAAATTCAAAAATTAAAAGATCAACTAGATAATAATAACATACTATTTGATAAAAATATTAAAATTGGAATTATGATAGAAACTCCTGCATCAGCTATAATAGCGGAGTATTTAATAAAAGAAGTAGATTTTTTTAGCATTGGTACTAATGATTTAACACAGTATACCTTAGCTGTTGATCGAGGCAATGATTTAATTTCACACTTATACAATCCAATAAGCCCATCTGTATTAAAATTAATTAAAAAAGTTATTGATATTTCACATAAACACAAAAAATGGACCGGTATGTGCGGAGAATTAGCCGGAGATCAACGTATTACTGCACTTTTATTGGGCATGGGTTTAGATGAGTTTAGTATGAGCTCAACAAGTATTCCTAAAATTAAAGAAACTATTCGAAAAATATCTTTTTCCAAAGCTCAGAATTTAGCTAAAAAAATATTAACTTTATCTACAACAGAAGAAATATTTAATTTATTAGATCAATTTAATTAA
- a CDS encoding HPr family phosphocarrier protein, giving the protein MFQNEIKITASHGLHTRPAAEFVKEAKKFLSDIYIIYNGKSVNAKSLFKIQTLGLVCGSLITLSAEGKDEKEAIEHLSKIMTELE; this is encoded by the coding sequence ATGTTTCAAAACGAAATAAAAATTACTGCATCACACGGCTTGCATACTCGACCTGCAGCTGAATTTGTAAAAGAAGCAAAAAAATTTCTTTCTGATATCTATATTATCTATAATGGAAAATCTGTTAATGCAAAAAGTTTATTTAAAATTCAAACACTTGGTTTAGTATGTGGAAGTTTAATTACGTTATCTGCAGAAGGAAAAGATGAAAAAGAAGCTATTGAACATTTATCTAAAATAATGACAGAATTAGAATAA
- the cysK gene encoding cysteine synthase A: MSKIYQDNSFTIGNTPIVRLNKIGNGNILVKIESRNPSFSVKCRIGANMIWDAEKKGNLNKNITLLEATSGNTGIALAYVAAARNYNLVLTMPESMSMERRQLLKSLGAKLILTDSKHGMKGAIDKANEIAYLNENKYFLLKQFENPANPEIHEKTTGPEIWNDTNGDIDILVSGVGTGGTITGITRYIKNIKKKKDFISIAVEPSESPVITQFLSCKKIQPGLHKIQGIGAGFIPKNLDLSLIDQVITISSEEAILYAQKIMQKEGILSGISSGAAIAAAIQIQNQKQFLNKKIVAILPSSGERYLSTELFTKKFQNRKKN; encoded by the coding sequence ATGAGTAAAATATATCAAGATAATTCATTCACTATTGGAAATACACCAATTGTTCGTTTAAACAAAATAGGTAATGGAAATATTTTAGTAAAAATAGAATCCAGAAATCCAAGTTTTAGTGTTAAATGCAGAATTGGTGCTAATATGATATGGGATGCAGAAAAAAAGGGAAATTTAAACAAAAATATCACATTACTTGAAGCTACAAGCGGGAATACAGGGATAGCTTTAGCATATGTTGCAGCGGCTAGAAATTATAATTTAGTTCTTACAATGCCAGAATCAATGTCTATGGAAAGGAGGCAACTTTTAAAATCTTTAGGAGCAAAATTAATTTTAACAGATAGCAAACATGGAATGAAAGGAGCAATTGATAAAGCAAATGAAATTGCATATTTAAATGAAAATAAATATTTTTTGTTGAAACAATTTGAAAATCCTGCTAATCCAGAAATACATGAAAAAACTACTGGCCCAGAAATTTGGAATGACACAAATGGTGATATAGACATATTAGTTTCAGGAGTAGGCACAGGCGGAACAATCACGGGCATCACAAGATATATAAAAAATATCAAAAAGAAAAAAGATTTTATTAGTATTGCTGTAGAACCCTCAGAATCACCTGTAATTACCCAATTTTTATCATGTAAAAAAATACAGCCTGGATTACATAAAATTCAAGGTATCGGAGCTGGTTTTATTCCAAAAAACTTAGATTTAAGTTTAATTGACCAAGTAATAACAATATCAAGTGAAGAAGCAATTTTATATGCTCAAAAAATAATGCAAAAAGAAGGAATATTATCTGGTATTTCCTCTGGTGCTGCTATTGCAGCTGCTATACAAATACAAAATCAAAAACAATTTTTAAACAAAAAAATAGTAGCAATACTACCTTCCTCTGGAGAGCGATATTTAAGTACAGAACTATTTACTAAAAAATTTCAAAATAGAAAGAAAAATTAA
- the ligA gene encoding NAD-dependent DNA ligase LigA, with protein sequence MKKIKYKINKLRKEILKYDYFYHTLDKPIVSDAEYDYLFNQLYNLESKYKQFITPDSPTQKAGSNLLDKFKKVSHFFPMLSLENTFDLKGYLKFENRIKKKYMINSAIDFCCELKIDGIAVSLIYEEGNLIRAATRGDGFFGENITNNIRTIKSIPSKLKGFNIPKRLEIRGEVFMLKSDFFELNIESFTGKKKYFSNPRNAAAGSLRQIDSKITAKRKLMFFCHGFNFFEETESFKTHYDVLMQLKNWGIPVNEEVLICFNHLEILNFYRKFEKHRASFDFDIDGIVIKLNSLYLQKKLGFNSKSPRWAIAFKFFSKEEISKLEDVKFEVGRTGVITPVAYFNPVYISGVLIKKASLYNKNEIDRLNLHFNDYIIIKRSGDVIPKIISVIIKNRSKNAKKVFFPIYCPVCNSELLLNKEEKIVRCLSGLICDAQKKKLFCHFFSKNALDANGLGPKVIYKLIQKKVVLNLIDFFYLTKEQLKSLSNIGEKKSIKIIETIVKSKKTTMNRFIYALGIFSVGEIISQKLSNYFIFPDNLVNASQKELESIDGIGKVVANNIFNYFSISENRKLVSKLIEILDIDPCHNQCFNKNNVLNKNIVITGIFKDFSRSKLKAILIKLGARISNKISKKTELLIFGKKVGSKFFEASQLNIETMNEEELNSLIKKENN encoded by the coding sequence ATGAAAAAAATTAAATATAAAATTAACAAATTACGTAAAGAAATTTTGAAATATGATTATTTTTATCATACTTTAGATAAACCTATTGTGTCTGATGCAGAATATGATTATTTATTCAATCAATTATATAATTTAGAATCAAAATACAAACAGTTCATTACTCCTGATTCACCTACTCAGAAAGCAGGGTCGAATTTACTTGATAAGTTTAAAAAGGTATCGCATTTTTTCCCTATGTTATCTTTAGAAAATACATTTGATTTAAAGGGATATTTAAAATTTGAAAATAGAATTAAGAAAAAATACATGATTAATTCTGCAATAGATTTTTGCTGTGAGTTAAAAATCGATGGGATAGCAGTGAGTTTAATTTATGAAGAAGGAAATTTAATTCGAGCTGCAACTCGAGGTGATGGTTTTTTTGGAGAAAATATTACGAATAATATAAGAACAATTAAATCTATTCCATCAAAATTAAAGGGATTTAATATACCGAAAAGATTAGAAATACGAGGTGAAGTTTTTATGTTAAAATCTGATTTTTTTGAGTTGAATATTGAATCTTTTACAGGTAAAAAAAAATATTTTTCTAACCCTAGAAACGCAGCTGCTGGATCTTTGAGGCAAATTGATTCTAAAATTACAGCCAAAAGGAAATTGATGTTTTTTTGTCATGGATTTAATTTTTTTGAGGAAACAGAGTCTTTTAAAACTCATTATGATGTACTGATGCAATTAAAAAATTGGGGTATACCAGTTAACGAGGAAGTATTAATTTGTTTTAATCATTTAGAAATATTAAATTTTTATAGAAAGTTTGAAAAACATCGTGCATCATTTGATTTTGATATAGATGGTATTGTTATAAAATTAAATTCGCTTTATTTACAAAAAAAATTAGGATTTAATAGTAAATCACCAAGATGGGCTATTGCTTTTAAATTTTTTTCTAAAGAAGAAATAAGTAAATTAGAGGATGTAAAATTTGAAGTAGGAAGAACTGGGGTAATTACACCAGTAGCTTATTTTAATCCAGTTTATATTTCAGGAGTTTTGATTAAAAAAGCATCTTTATATAATAAGAATGAAATTGATAGATTAAATTTACATTTTAATGATTATATTATTATAAAACGTTCCGGAGATGTTATCCCTAAAATTATAAGCGTTATTATAAAAAATCGCTCTAAAAACGCAAAAAAAGTATTCTTTCCAATTTATTGCCCAGTCTGTAATTCAGAACTATTATTAAATAAAGAAGAAAAAATAGTCCGTTGTCTCTCTGGATTAATATGTGATGCTCAAAAAAAAAAATTATTTTGTCATTTCTTCTCTAAAAATGCATTAGATGCCAATGGATTAGGCCCTAAAGTTATTTATAAATTAATTCAAAAAAAAGTTGTTTTAAATTTAATAGATTTTTTTTATCTTACAAAAGAACAACTAAAAAGTTTATCCAATATAGGTGAAAAAAAAAGTATTAAAATAATTGAAACTATAGTTAAATCTAAGAAAACTACTATGAATCGTTTTATTTATGCTTTAGGAATTTTTTCTGTAGGTGAAATTATATCGCAAAAGTTATCTAATTATTTTATTTTTCCAGATAATTTAGTTAATGCTTCTCAGAAAGAATTAGAATCAATAGATGGAATAGGAAAAGTAGTTGCTAATAATATATTTAATTATTTTTCTATTTCTGAAAATCGTAAATTAGTGAGTAAACTGATAGAAATTTTAGATATTGATCCATGTCATAATCAGTGTTTTAATAAAAATAATGTATTAAATAAAAATATCGTCATAACAGGTATATTTAAAGATTTTTCTAGAAGTAAACTAAAAGCAATTTTAATTAAATTAGGTGCTCGTATTAGTAATAAAATTTCTAAAAAAACAGAATTATTAATATTTGGTAAAAAAGTTGGTAGTAAGTTTTTTGAGGCAAGCCAATTAAATATTGAAACGATGAATGAAGAGGAGTTAAATTCTTTAATTAAAAAAGAAAATAATTAA
- the gltX gene encoding glutamate--tRNA ligase produces the protein MKVKTRFAPSPTGDLHIGSVRTALYSWLFARRYNGKFILRIEDTDFERSKSLSVESILKGLKWLGLNWDEGPYFQTQRLDRYREVIEIMLNTGNAYKCYCSPKEIEAERFKQLSEGKKPHYTRVCRNLKIKNINKKYAIRFKNPTSGKVTFEDKIRGKITFNNLELDDLIIQRSNGMPTYNFCVVIDDLDMNITHVIRGEDHINNTPRQINILKSLNAKIPIYAHVSMILNENGKKFSKRDNSENIIEYYKKGFLPEALINYIIRLGWSHGDQEIFNLAELKKLFNLDTINKSSSAFNIKKLLWLNKYYINNLSIDYICNILKDYMKNENINIEKGPNLKFLLNLYKNRFYTLQDMACNFRFFYEEFESFDLQSANKYLILKNLCILTNIYNKMKNFSFWEIEILSEAIHNEAIKLNIKLKEINMLLRVVLTGRAYSPNISSVIFLLGKEKTLLRLKKAILFIKNKTYVKS, from the coding sequence ATGAAAGTTAAAACTCGTTTTGCACCTAGTCCTACTGGGGATTTACATATCGGTAGTGTACGTACAGCTTTGTATTCTTGGTTGTTTGCACGTCGTTATAATGGAAAGTTTATACTACGTATAGAAGACACTGATTTTGAAAGATCTAAATCATTATCAGTTGAGTCTATTTTAAAAGGATTAAAATGGTTGGGATTAAATTGGGACGAAGGACCTTACTTTCAAACTCAACGATTAGATCGCTATAGAGAAGTAATTGAAATTATGTTGAATACAGGTAATGCTTATAAATGTTATTGTTCTCCGAAAGAAATAGAAGCAGAGCGCTTTAAACAACTTTCCGAAGGGAAAAAACCACATTACACTAGAGTGTGTAGAAACTTAAAGATTAAAAATATTAATAAAAAATACGCAATTCGCTTTAAAAACCCCACTTCTGGAAAAGTTACTTTTGAAGATAAAATTAGAGGAAAAATTACTTTTAATAATCTAGAGTTAGATGATCTTATAATTCAACGTTCAAATGGAATGCCAACTTATAATTTTTGCGTTGTAATTGATGATCTAGATATGAATATTACACATGTTATTCGTGGGGAAGATCATATCAATAATACACCTCGTCAAATAAATATTTTGAAATCTTTAAATGCAAAAATACCTATTTATGCTCATGTTTCTATGATACTTAATGAAAATGGAAAAAAATTTTCTAAAAGAGATAACTCAGAAAACATTATTGAGTACTATAAAAAAGGTTTTTTACCAGAAGCATTAATCAACTATATAATAAGATTAGGTTGGTCCCATGGTGATCAAGAAATTTTTAATCTTGCTGAATTAAAAAAGTTATTTAATTTAGATACTATTAATAAATCCTCTAGTGCTTTTAACATTAAAAAACTTTTATGGTTAAATAAATACTACATTAATAATTTATCGATAGATTATATTTGCAATATCTTAAAGGATTACATGAAAAATGAGAATATAAATATAGAAAAAGGACCTAATTTAAAATTTTTATTAAATTTATATAAAAATCGTTTTTATACTCTGCAAGATATGGCATGTAATTTTAGATTTTTTTATGAAGAATTTGAATCTTTTGATCTTCAATCTGCTAATAAATATTTAATTTTAAAAAATCTTTGTATATTAACGAATATTTATAACAAAATGAAAAATTTTTCTTTTTGGGAAATTGAAATACTATCTGAAGCTATCCATAATGAAGCTATAAAATTAAATATAAAATTAAAAGAAATAAACATGTTGTTACGGGTTGTACTAACAGGAAGAGCATATTCTCCGAATATAAGTTCAGTGATTTTTTTACTTGGAAAAGAAAAAACTTTGTTAAGATTAAAAAAAGCGATACTTTTTATAAAAAATAAAACTTATGTAAAATCTTAA
- the fliE gene encoding flagellar hook-basal body complex protein FliE, with translation MFIDNIYNENIYTKINFLDENKKNNEKNIQESNNFTQFFQTALGEVNKIQNNAQKSIEKFELNPSSMSLNDVMINLQKSSISIELAIQIRNKFISAYKEIMNQQI, from the coding sequence ATGTTTATTGATAACATTTATAATGAAAATATTTATACCAAAATTAATTTTTTAGATGAAAATAAAAAAAATAATGAAAAAAACATTCAAGAATCTAACAATTTTACTCAATTCTTTCAAACAGCATTAGGAGAAGTTAATAAAATTCAAAATAATGCACAGAAAAGTATTGAAAAATTTGAATTAAATCCATCTTCTATGTCTTTAAATGACGTAATGATAAATTTACAAAAATCTTCTATTTCCATAGAATTAGCTATTCAAATTAGAAATAAATTTATATCAGCTTATAAAGAAATAATGAATCAGCAAATTTAA